From one Mya arenaria isolate MELC-2E11 chromosome 4, ASM2691426v1 genomic stretch:
- the LOC128230030 gene encoding calpain-A-like, with amino-acid sequence MGSGSSKERSSSRGEDFVVPQNLVNGTNISTMDSSHTRKMTDEESSSKKSRKTANSNGHIKNGPVSNGSPHFLSTAQVQALVDKLEDGQLFCDPDFPADNTSLFFSPDKQNADRTIVWKRPQDIVEEWQTPQLMIDGMTRDDIKQGILGDCWFLSSCAAVSQKENFLKKVMCKNQPLCGEGYQGIVHFKFWRFGKWVDVYIDDRLPTRNKKLIYASCTDSNEFWVSLIEKAYAKLNGSYEAIDGGQTMDALVDMTGGLAERFEIEKRDLNLYRQILRASKSEAFITCSRKGDWKLSNKAEPNGLLSGHAYTITGIEKIQHKMGEEKLVRIRNPWADGTEWKGSWSDNDSNWQWVDDETKQRLQLQKKDDGEFWMSFRDFCKHFSDLTICLMGPDFDGDGISDKAGHVEIVHGEWREGVSAGGSRNDLWKFATNPQYLLTLTEPDAFDEETDDPELEGMCSVVISLMQKPRTSNSFKSKHLQIGFMIYKVEEPVTYSVSARYFRYNPDSGKSGVYVNFREVSGRFELEPGHYVLIPSSFRPDDESAFMLRIFGESTFKLEGPLPSDPEPEH; translated from the exons ATGGGTTCGGGGTCCAGTAAAGAACGGTCTTCAAGTCGGGGAGAAGATTTTGTTGTTCCGCAGAATTTAGTAAATGGAACCAACATTTCTACAATGGACTCTTCACATACTAGAAAAATGACAGATGAAGAAAGTAGCTCTAAAAAGTCCAGAAAGACAGCAAATTCTAATGGACATATAAAAAATGGCCCTGTATCAAATGGCTCTCCACATTTTTTG AGTACAGCTCAAGTGCAGGCACTTGTTGATAAACTGGAGGATGGCCAGCTATTCTGTGACCCAGACTTCCCTGCTGATAACACTTCTCTGTTCTTCAGTCCAGATAAACAGAATGCAGATCGAACCATAGTCTGGAAAAGGCCACAG GACATAGTAGAAGAGTGGCAGACCCCCCAGTTGATGATTGATGGAATGACGAGGGACGACATCAAGCAGGGCATTCTCGGTGACTGCTGGTTCCTCTCATCCTGCGCTGCTGTCTCACAGAAAGAAAACTTCCTTAAGAAA GTAATGTGCAAAAATCAGCCTCTATGTGGAGAGGGATACCAGGGAATTGTTCACTTCAAATTCTGGAGATTTGGGAAATGGGTTGATGTGTATATTGATGACAGACTACcaacaagaaataaaaagctCATCTATGCATCATGTACAGACTCCAATGAGTTTTGGGTTTCACTCATAGAAAAAGCATATGCCAA ACTTAATGGTTCATATGAGGCCATAGATGGAGGTCAGACAATGGATGCCCTTGTTGACATGACAGGCGGTCTGGCAGAGCGGTTTGAGATTGAGAAGCGAGACTTGAACCTCTACAGGCAGATACTCAGGGCCAGCAAGTCTGAGGCATTCATCACATGCTCAAGAAAA GGGGACTGGAAACTCAGTAACAAGGCTGAACCCAATGGTCTGCTGTCAGGCCATGCTTACACAATAACAGGCATTGAGAAG ATCCAGCACAAGATGGGAGAGGAGAAGCTGGTCAGGATAAGGAACCCCTGGGCGGATGGCACCGAGTGGAAGGGCTCATGGAGTGATAA TGACAGTAACTGGCAGTGGGTGGATGACGAGACTAAACAGCGCCTTCAACTCCAGAAGAAAGACGACGGGGAATTCTGGATGTCTTTCCGAGACTTCTGTAAACACTTCTCAGATCTAACCATCTGTCTCATGGGGCCTGACTTTGACGGGGACGGGATATCAGATAAAGCTG GCCATGTGGAGATTGTACATGGGGAATGGAGAGAGGGTGTGTCAGCGGGAGGATCGAGAAACGACCTCTGGAAGTTTGCCACCAACCCACAGTATCTCCTCACTCTCACTGAGCCTG ATGCATTTGACGAGGAGACAGATGACCCAGAGCTGGAGGGAATGTGTAGCGTAGTTATCTCCCTTATGCAGAAACCACGTACATCCAACTCTTTCAAGTCAAAACACCTCCAGATAGGCTTTATGATATATAAG GTGGAAGAACCAGTCACATATTCTGTGTCAGCAAGATACTTCAGGTACAACCCAGATAGCGGGAAATCGGGCGTGTATGTCAATTTCCGGGAAGTGAGCGGGCGCTTTGAGCTGGAGCCGGGCCATTACGTACTTATACCTTCATCATTCAGACCAGACGATGAATCTGCATTTATGTTACGCATCTTTGGGGAGTCCACATTTAAATTAGAAGg GCCCCTCCCATCAGATCCGGAGCCTGAGCACTGA